The following proteins are encoded in a genomic region of Desulfosporosinus youngiae DSM 17734:
- a CDS encoding AbrB/MazE/SpoVT family DNA-binding domain-containing protein, producing the protein MATTISVTIDDFGQILLPLEVNKQLNLTNGDYLKVSIQSNQIVIAPFKSWFDEELNEGLLKALLHEGILIDVE; encoded by the coding sequence ATGGCAACGACAATAAGTGTTACAATTGATGATTTTGGTCAAATCCTGCTCCCCCTGGAGGTTAACAAACAACTTAATTTAACCAATGGCGATTATCTTAAAGTAAGTATTCAATCAAATCAGATAGTAATAGCCCCTTTTAAATCCTGGTTTGATGAGGAGTTGAATGAGGGATTGCTTAAGGCTCTTCTTCATGAAGGTATCTTAATAGACGTCGAATAG
- a CDS encoding cob(I)yrinic acid a,c-diamide adenosyltransferase yields MSVMQSTASIAKRGLVMVITGNGKGKTTSFFGQALRAIGQGYKVCVIQFMKGRKYGEVIAAEKYLPDLQIYQFGLDSFVMRNNPAPVDVEMARQGLEKAKEIIAGGKFDMVILDEINVAVDFKLIPEEDVLEMIKNKPAELDLLLSGRYASDKLREIADLVSEVTEIKHHYNAGIKDRAGIEY; encoded by the coding sequence TTGAGTGTGATGCAGTCCACGGCGAGCATAGCCAAGCGTGGTTTGGTGATGGTGATTACGGGTAACGGCAAGGGTAAGACAACGTCCTTCTTTGGTCAGGCCTTACGGGCTATTGGCCAGGGCTACAAGGTATGTGTTATTCAGTTTATGAAGGGACGTAAATACGGAGAGGTGATTGCCGCGGAAAAGTACCTTCCGGACTTGCAAATCTATCAATTCGGACTGGATAGTTTTGTCATGCGCAACAATCCTGCGCCGGTAGACGTGGAGATGGCCCGGCAAGGTCTGGAAAAAGCTAAAGAGATTATTGCCGGTGGTAAATTTGACATGGTCATCCTGGATGAGATTAATGTGGCTGTTGACTTTAAGCTCATTCCGGAGGAAGACGTGCTGGAGATGATTAAAAATAAGCCGGCGGAATTGGATTTATTGTTAAGCGGCCGGTATGCTTCCGATAAGTTGAGAGAAATAGCTGATTTGGTAAGTGAAGTTACCGAGATAAAACATCACTATAACGCGGGTATTAAAGATAGGGCAGGGATTGAGTACTAA